Proteins from one Macrobrachium rosenbergii isolate ZJJX-2024 chromosome 14, ASM4041242v1, whole genome shotgun sequence genomic window:
- the LOC136846065 gene encoding betaine--homocysteine S-methyltransferase 1-like isoform X1, producing MLLKVIVEAVRRTIKRLKSGERPEKVYITTRKQDASIILSVLIIHKANLRIHFLLTEVLGLLERLQEGVVIGDGGFVIALEKRGYVTGGPWTPEAVIENPEAVRQLHREFLRAGSDVMQTFTFYSTDDKLNLGGNQAGRDFTCSQINEAACHIAREVASEGDALVAGGVTQCPSYTQGKAKEAIQSQIREQVEAFIANKIDFIICEFFMHVEEMEWVIEEVKKSGMPVVATMCIGVTGDHAGVSAGECAVRMAKAGADVVGVNCLYDPHMTLDTMKLMKKALDEAGLKPFLMTQPNGFYTTGTGKEGYLSCPEYPFAMEPRVITRFDVHKYAREAYDLGVRYIGGCCGFEAYHIRAIAEELAEERGRLPPASAKHKPWGGFNQLSSYSFIRERTGRDYWEPLVPNSGRPKPPTYELNTEPLP from the exons ATGCTATTGAAAGTGATTGTTGAGGCTGTAAGGAGAACAATTAAGAGGTTAAAGAGTGGAGAAAGACCCGAGAAGGTTTATATAACAACCAGGAAGCAAGATGCGAGCATAATACTTTCTGTCCTCATAATTCACAAAGCAAACCTTAGGATTCACTTCCTTCTAACCGAAGTTCTG GGTTTGCTGGAAAGACTTCAAGAGGGCGTCGTGATCGGCGATGGGGGTTTTGTGATAGCCCTCGAGAAAAGAGGATACGTCACCGGTGGTCCCTGGACACCAGAAGCTGTCATTGAGAACCCAGAGGCAG TTCGGCAGCTACACCGAGAGTTTTTAAGAGCAGGGAGTGACGTCATGCAGACATTCACGTTCTATTCCACAGACGATAAACTTAATTTGGGAGGGAATCAAGCTGGGCGCGATTTCACA TGTTCTCAGATCAACGAAGCAGCCTGCCACATCGCCCGCGAAGTGGCCAGTGAGGGAGATGCCCTGGTGGCTGGAGGGGTCACTCAGTGCCCGTCCTATACCCAGGGCAAGGCAAAAGAAGCTATCCAGAGTCAAATCAGGGAACAAGTAGAAGCCTTCATCGctaataaaattgattttattatctGCGAG ttCTTCATGCAcgtggaggagatggaatgggtcATCGAGGAAGTGAAGAAATCGGGGATGCCTGTGGTGGCAACTATGTGCATCGGAGTGACTGGGGATCATGCAGGAGTCTCTGCTGGGGAATGTGCCGTCAGGATGGCCAAGGCTGGGGCCGATGTCG TTGGTGTGAACTGTCTTTATGACCCTCACATGACCTTGGACACCATGAAGCTGATGAAGAAAGCTCTGGACGAAGCTGGTCTGAAGCCCTTCCTCATGACACAACCCAACGGATTCTACACCACGGGAACAGGCAAAGAAGGTTATCTCTCCTGCCCGGAATATCCATTTG CCATGGAACCTAGAGTCATCACCCGCTTCGACGTCCACAAGTACGCCCGAGAGGCCTACGACTTAGGCGTCCGGTACATCGGAGGGTGCTGCGGATTCGAGGCCTACCACATCCGTGCTATTGCGGAGGAACTTGCCGAAGAGAGAGGGAGGCTGCCTCCTGCCAGTGCTAAACATAAGCCCTGGGGCGGATTCAATCAGCTAAGCTCTTACTCGTTCATCAGGGAGAG
- the LOC136846065 gene encoding betaine--homocysteine S-methyltransferase 1-like isoform X2 has product MGKKGLLERLQEGVVIGDGGFVIALEKRGYVTGGPWTPEAVIENPEAVRQLHREFLRAGSDVMQTFTFYSTDDKLNLGGNQAGRDFTCSQINEAACHIAREVASEGDALVAGGVTQCPSYTQGKAKEAIQSQIREQVEAFIANKIDFIICEFFMHVEEMEWVIEEVKKSGMPVVATMCIGVTGDHAGVSAGECAVRMAKAGADVVGVNCLYDPHMTLDTMKLMKKALDEAGLKPFLMTQPNGFYTTGTGKEGYLSCPEYPFAMEPRVITRFDVHKYAREAYDLGVRYIGGCCGFEAYHIRAIAEELAEERGRLPPASAKHKPWGGFNQLSSYSFIRERTGRDYWEPLVPNSGRPKPPTYELNTEPLP; this is encoded by the exons ATGGGGAAGAAG GGTTTGCTGGAAAGACTTCAAGAGGGCGTCGTGATCGGCGATGGGGGTTTTGTGATAGCCCTCGAGAAAAGAGGATACGTCACCGGTGGTCCCTGGACACCAGAAGCTGTCATTGAGAACCCAGAGGCAG TTCGGCAGCTACACCGAGAGTTTTTAAGAGCAGGGAGTGACGTCATGCAGACATTCACGTTCTATTCCACAGACGATAAACTTAATTTGGGAGGGAATCAAGCTGGGCGCGATTTCACA TGTTCTCAGATCAACGAAGCAGCCTGCCACATCGCCCGCGAAGTGGCCAGTGAGGGAGATGCCCTGGTGGCTGGAGGGGTCACTCAGTGCCCGTCCTATACCCAGGGCAAGGCAAAAGAAGCTATCCAGAGTCAAATCAGGGAACAAGTAGAAGCCTTCATCGctaataaaattgattttattatctGCGAG ttCTTCATGCAcgtggaggagatggaatgggtcATCGAGGAAGTGAAGAAATCGGGGATGCCTGTGGTGGCAACTATGTGCATCGGAGTGACTGGGGATCATGCAGGAGTCTCTGCTGGGGAATGTGCCGTCAGGATGGCCAAGGCTGGGGCCGATGTCG TTGGTGTGAACTGTCTTTATGACCCTCACATGACCTTGGACACCATGAAGCTGATGAAGAAAGCTCTGGACGAAGCTGGTCTGAAGCCCTTCCTCATGACACAACCCAACGGATTCTACACCACGGGAACAGGCAAAGAAGGTTATCTCTCCTGCCCGGAATATCCATTTG CCATGGAACCTAGAGTCATCACCCGCTTCGACGTCCACAAGTACGCCCGAGAGGCCTACGACTTAGGCGTCCGGTACATCGGAGGGTGCTGCGGATTCGAGGCCTACCACATCCGTGCTATTGCGGAGGAACTTGCCGAAGAGAGAGGGAGGCTGCCTCCTGCCAGTGCTAAACATAAGCCCTGGGGCGGATTCAATCAGCTAAGCTCTTACTCGTTCATCAGGGAGAG
- the LOC136846065 gene encoding betaine--homocysteine S-methyltransferase 1-like isoform X3 has translation MQTFTFYSTDDKLNLGGNQAGRDFTCSQINEAACHIAREVASEGDALVAGGVTQCPSYTQGKAKEAIQSQIREQVEAFIANKIDFIICEFFMHVEEMEWVIEEVKKSGMPVVATMCIGVTGDHAGVSAGECAVRMAKAGADVVGVNCLYDPHMTLDTMKLMKKALDEAGLKPFLMTQPNGFYTTGTGKEGYLSCPEYPFAMEPRVITRFDVHKYAREAYDLGVRYIGGCCGFEAYHIRAIAEELAEERGRLPPASAKHKPWGGFNQLSSYSFIRERTGRDYWEPLVPNSGRPKPPTYELNTEPLP, from the exons ATGCAGACATTCACGTTCTATTCCACAGACGATAAACTTAATTTGGGAGGGAATCAAGCTGGGCGCGATTTCACA TGTTCTCAGATCAACGAAGCAGCCTGCCACATCGCCCGCGAAGTGGCCAGTGAGGGAGATGCCCTGGTGGCTGGAGGGGTCACTCAGTGCCCGTCCTATACCCAGGGCAAGGCAAAAGAAGCTATCCAGAGTCAAATCAGGGAACAAGTAGAAGCCTTCATCGctaataaaattgattttattatctGCGAG ttCTTCATGCAcgtggaggagatggaatgggtcATCGAGGAAGTGAAGAAATCGGGGATGCCTGTGGTGGCAACTATGTGCATCGGAGTGACTGGGGATCATGCAGGAGTCTCTGCTGGGGAATGTGCCGTCAGGATGGCCAAGGCTGGGGCCGATGTCG TTGGTGTGAACTGTCTTTATGACCCTCACATGACCTTGGACACCATGAAGCTGATGAAGAAAGCTCTGGACGAAGCTGGTCTGAAGCCCTTCCTCATGACACAACCCAACGGATTCTACACCACGGGAACAGGCAAAGAAGGTTATCTCTCCTGCCCGGAATATCCATTTG CCATGGAACCTAGAGTCATCACCCGCTTCGACGTCCACAAGTACGCCCGAGAGGCCTACGACTTAGGCGTCCGGTACATCGGAGGGTGCTGCGGATTCGAGGCCTACCACATCCGTGCTATTGCGGAGGAACTTGCCGAAGAGAGAGGGAGGCTGCCTCCTGCCAGTGCTAAACATAAGCCCTGGGGCGGATTCAATCAGCTAAGCTCTTACTCGTTCATCAGGGAGAG